Genomic segment of Candidatus Sysuiplasma jiujiangense:
AACATTCTGAGAACGAAAAGGAATATGGTCACAGTGGCGACTATGAATGCATTTTTTGCCTCCGGCAGAAGTATTTTAAAGACAATGGTGTGAGCCTTGGCTGCATCAGCTCTTGCTGACTCTATCACCTGGGAGGGAACACCCTGGAATGAGGAGTAATAGAATATCGCTGACAGGCCCGAATATATCCATATTGAGACAATTATCAGGCTCAGCTCAGAAGTTGATGGACTAGACAGACCGGAAAAGGTTGGTAAGTGCAACGCTACAAATATCGAATTGATACCCTCCTGCGGATTGTAAAGCCAAGTCCAAATTACAGCCGAAGCAGCCAGTGAAATCGATATCGGGTACAGGAAAAGGGAATTATATACTGACTTCAGTTTCCCATTTTCGAGAAAAAATATCAGTGAAGCTATAAGGATTCCCAGCGCATTTGTAACCGCGAGGCACACTACCACCCAAAGCATTGTTCTACCAAAAGCAGTAACGAACAACGGGTCTCCCAGTACGGACGAGTAGGTGCCGAAACCAACAAATGGCGGATTGTGGGCATGAAGTATCGAGTAATCAAGAAATGAATAGTAAAGATTCCAGATTATGAAATATAAAAGGAATGCTGCAAAAAATAAGGTAGGGACCACGAACAGAAATGTCATCTTGCGCCTTCCAGAGGCGTGCCTTTCACTGTTCATGGTTCTCAGTTTGGAGTTTCCCAGCTGGTTTCTGCCAGCTGGTCATAGCTCAATCAAATGCCTGTTTAAGCGACGGGGTAGACACTTCGGCCTTCAGAAGCGAAGTGCCTGTCATCAGGTTGTCCGACGAGCTGAAGGCCAATGCCGGGGTCAAAACGCTTGGAGCCTGGCGACCTGTCATAGGAGTTACGCTGTGCACAACGCTGCTGCCTGCAGTCGTCTGATGGACTGTCGAAGCTGTTGCATTTACCCACGGTGGCAGGTAACCGCCAAGCGGGTTAGACAACGTTCCCCAGAAACCAAGACCCATCTGGTTGGCCGACAGCCACTGCGATTTCTCACTCGCCATTTGTGAAGCGAATGTTGTGTTCCATGTGGACAGGTATGACGCACCGCCCTGAGTCAGTCCAGTGAAAGCTGTGTCTATCGAACTGAATACGCTCGGGAACAGTCCGCCTGGGAAACTCATTACGAAGTCATTGCTTGGAGTGGATAACAGTGCCTGATAGTCGTACCATTGAGCTGGATCGTTGTAGTAATCATTTGTTACATTGTTGTAAAATGTAACAGCCTTCCACTTTGTGAATATCTGCTGACCTGCATATGAACTGAAGTACTTGGCGAACAAAAGTCCTGATTTAGCAGATGGGCCAGTGGGCACCGCAACTGAGTCAATTACAAGATTGTAGTAATTTGCCGTTCCCGGGA
This window contains:
- a CDS encoding sugar ABC transporter permease, whose amino-acid sequence is MNSERHASGRRKMTFLFVVPTLFFAAFLLYFIIWNLYYSFLDYSILHAHNPPFVGFGTYSSVLGDPLFVTAFGRTMLWVVVCLAVTNALGILIASLIFFLENGKLKSVYNSLFLYPISISLAASAVIWTWLYNPQEGINSIFVALHLPTFSGLSSPSTSELSLIIVSIWIYSGLSAIFYYSSFQGVPSQVIESARADAAKAHTIVFKILLPEAKNAFIVATVTIFLFVLRMFSLPYVATGLDPFTITLAEQMFNYFTTEFFSKASVVSIIVVIIASAVIVPYALFGVKRWISGD